Below is a genomic region from Drosophila albomicans strain 15112-1751.03 chromosome 2R, ASM965048v2, whole genome shotgun sequence.
tcttttgccatttttgttCGCATTGGTATAAATTAAGAACATTCTTTTGTTTGATTAGGAGAGGCAAGTAAAAAACACATTGCGACTGCATTTTCCCATTATGTTTTTATTCACAAAAACGTTTGCCTGCTTCCAGtgtactattattattaattttttttttatttactgaaATTTTTACCAGCCCTTAAAAATTTCAGATGCTTTTCGAATTTTCACACAGCTCATTTGTAAGCAAGTAGCGAAAATTTGTTGCTCTATGTGTAGACACCTATGAAACATTGTAATAAACATGCACATTATTCATTGTtgtaactgttgttgttgttttctaaGTTTTTTGTCGGATGCTGAAGAAAGTGATACGTATTTGGTTCGATTGATTGAAGTGTAGAGGTTTTCGGCATCGCTTAGTTCAGTGCATTCATTGCCAGTTCCCGATTGAAGTTTTCCCCAGAGTTGACGAGAGGATAATCCAATTCACCGAGACGTGGCACAGGTCGATGTGGGCGATTGAACTGCAAATAGAGAAGAGCAAAATACATAACAGATGCACACTTCACTTTGGACTCTAACCTACCCatgatttcattattttgtagaGCACCTGACGTGAGGGATAATCATCGAATTCAGAATCGGGCACAGCGGGCATCTGTTCGTTGGGTGCTAGCATCGGCAGCAATCCGTTGGGACGCACAAACTCCTGCTCGAGGCCGCCAGATGAACcggcagcagtagcagcagcagctccgtTGCCGTTCAAGGAGCGTTTCCCATGTCCGCCATAACAGACATGGCCATAGGCCTGACAGCCTTCTGTaagtgcaaaatgcaaattggcaaaatgAATTAGCCAGCGTTGAGGTAACGTAAGAAATTGTGCCAACTGGCTGCTGGCTAAAATCATAATCgatattacacacacacacacacagacgcaagTTATGTTCCTCTCGCATACACACGCACTCTATTAACTTGgctgcaaaaagtttttgaacCCCGAATGCGTTTGCAATCCCTGAGCGTCGAGTTGAGGCAAACTTTCTGTGCCATTATGTGCGAATTATTTTGGGGCAAACATTTGCTGCTCGCATGTTCGTCCTTGCCCTTCTGCCCTGCCCTCCTCCCGCTTGTCTACGACATTCGGTGACTCTTCAAATCTTTAATCGCTTGCCAATGCTCTGGAGAGACATCGTTTGATAAGCATTTGACCCTCccgcctctctctctgtctctgtcgcttGCTGTCTCTgtgatttcttttttatgcttttattttttgtttattttatgtttataaatcCGTCTgtgtgaaaaagaaaaactgttgACTCAAATGCTATTGCTATTTCGGAAGCTTCCGCTCGCACACAATAATCAAGTGAAGTCTGAGCTCCACACATGGGacttgcctttgcctttgtcCTTCGACTCCCACCCTCCTGGCTTTGGCTATAATTTTAATCGCAGTTGCGCTGGGgaggcataaataaaatggtaAACATTGTAATGCTAAtctaataaattgtttaaattagaTGCCAGCGAATCTGTCTGagtttttttcctttttggtaGTGAGAGCTGACACACCTTGCCCCATGtggcatacacacacacacaggcactgCAGCATCGTTTAAcgatgttgcagctgcataAACAAAAGGCCACCAAGGAGCAATATCAATGGCAATGTCACAGTCCTTGTCGTAGTCCTTGATGTCAACGCTGTCAACGTGttgtctgtgtttgttttcTATTAAAGTTAAACT
It encodes:
- the LOC117574771 gene encoding neuropeptide CCHamide-2 — encoded protein: MKSTISLLLVVICTVVLAAQQSQAKKGCQAYGHVCYGGHGKRSLNGNGAAAATAAGSSGGLEQEFVRPNGLLPMLAPNEQMPAVPDSEFDDYPSRQVLYKIMKSWFNRPHRPVPRLGELDYPLVNSGENFNRELAMNALN